The DNA sequence CAAAGACTAGCCATTCCATATGTGGAGTGTATCATAGAGGATGGTCTTTATCAATTATGTGTTGGATTAgatcataggttcccaaagtgggtgataccaaCCCCTGtgggggcactggaatgatccGAGGGGGGCAGTAGTAGCCTCGGGTGCAATTGagggggtgttgaataaaaatacgGGTTAACCTAACCCCGGGGGTGGGGCACtgggtaattttttttgaaaaccaaataattTGGGGAATCTCTGGACTAGATGGACCttaaattcccttccaactctaagatcctTCTATTCTTTGCACTCCTCTTTGTGTTTAAAGTACCAGCTTCTTTTTCAACACTCAAGTCCAGTGACTGTAGCATATGTAAGGTCAAATTAAAATAGATATCCCCAAACTCGGGAAAAGGAGTCAGGACTGCCTTTAACGTTTGACTTTGTTGCTAAATtaccatctataaaatagaagtcTTCTTTATAGactcatgaggatcaaataagataatatttgtaaagccctttacaaacacTAACATACTACACAAGGTGTTCCAAAAATCATAGTACCATTTTAAGCTAAAATTTTTTGAATACCCTGTGTAAATGTCAGCAGTTATGATAAGTAATATTTGGCCCTGACCCATACTGCTTCGTGCTAAGGTTTCTGCCTCCTCAAGGAATGTTTGCACTGTATCTTGTATTCCAGGAAACTTGCTTTATTTGACGAATGGAATTCCTTGGCGGTTTATGTTTCGATGGATAACACAGTGGTCATCGAAGATATCAGTAAGTCACAAGCCTGTTTGCCCTCTCTTTACATGGTAGATGATGCTTTTCCTCCACACTATGGAGAAAGCTACCAACTTGGAATCTTTATTGTTTGCCTTGTTATAATATAGAACTCAGTTTAGCAAAGGTCTGTGGTTAACCACTCTGACACCCTCTCCAATTTTTTCAGTTATCTTCTTttgtgaaagttaaaaaaaagcacaCTCACCAAAAGCTGTAAGTCACCCTTGCACAATGTCTCCAGAAAGTATAGTAATGTCATAGTGACTCCTTCAGCAGATGGTTGCTAATCAGCTGCTCTATGCTAATCACTGTTTTAAGGACAGAATCCATAAGGAAAGATGCTAGCCAATTCCCTCACGTAGCTCATGGTATGGTTTGGGAACTGAGACTAATGCATCAGGGTAGTAGAAAATCAGTCTAATGCTAAGTTGGTGCTATAGGAATTAGCGAAAGGGAAGCTTGGTCAGTGTTTGGGGTTGCTTTGGGAAGATTATAGGGAGTAgctaacaggggtggggaacctgcagccttgaggcctcctaggtccttgggttcgaccttttgactgagtccaagttttatagaacagatccttttattaagctAGAGCTTGAAGGGTGGGGAGGGTTTGATGGGCAGAGAGTAATGAATTTCAGCGTGAGCCAAAGGAAAGGTACAGAGGGAGGGATGGGCCTGACATGTGTAGGGGACTGGAAAGAGATCTGCCAGGCTGGTTCATTATtacctttgttttttctttttgagtctgTCTTATTTGGTATTTGTCAGAATATCTACATACATTTATTTGACCAAATTGTCACTcgtattttgatttttaaaattttttttacttgtattttttagaaaaaatgtgCCACATGTGCCCTCCCCACCTGGCCCATGACAGTTCCTCTAGTTCCTGGAATGGTGTTGGCTGGAATTCAAATTATTCTGGGCACAGCTCAGGCTGGAGATCCCTTTTGCTTATTGTGCCCCTTCGCTTGGGCATCAACCAAATTAATCCAGTCTATGTTGATGCATTTAAAGTAAGTTGCTCTCTTAACCAAGTCTTTTGTTGCTCACTCAACTTCCATGTTGTGTAGAAGCCAGCTGAGGATCtgacattttctttccatctaggaGTGTTTTAAGATGCCACAGTCTTTAGGTGCATTAGGAGGAAAGCCAAATAGCGCCTATTACTTCATAGGATTTTTAGGTAAGTAAAGTCCAATCACAAGTCATTTGAGGGTGGGACAAATGGGTGGGAAAGTTTCTCTTTGAAATCCTTAGCAAATCTAGCTCTAGAGTCACGTAATGGCCCAGGTGGTGATCATGGAATAAACCTTTGACCCTCATACTGTATCCAACCTAATCTTAAACCAAACAGAAGAGTACTTTGATGAATTCTTTTCTCCACCTGCCACAGCCCATTTTCTTATAACCAGGTGGTATCTGTTGGAAGCTGTGGCTGAGTGGAAAgagactagatttggagtcaggagacctgggattTAGTCCTAACTTGTCTATTGAGTTTCTGCATAACTTTGGGAaaatcccttctctcccctcctctcctattgctttatgtctcagtttctgtgtctgtgaaatgaggagatcAGACTAGATGAGCCCTAAAGCCCCTTCCAGACCTAATCTTCTTTGATACTTCTTGCCACAGAATCTGATTGTTGATCCTTGTCTGATACCCTTCTTTCagagttctctcccttcccatggGGCCCCCAACTCAGTTTACCCTCCATGTCCTTTTAAAGGCTTAAGTGATGATAGAGGTGAAATGACAGGAGATAATATGGTACTGAGATGGGAGTCAGAGGACTCCAAGTCTCATTCTGAGGcctattacctatgtgacctttggcaagttacttaacttttttgtgcctttgtttccacatctgcaaaatgagtgagttggactagatgtcctctcaGCCCCTTCTTGCTTCAGATCTAGGATCCTattgtgactttaggtaagtcccttccctctctgggcctcagtttcctcccctgtaaattGAGCCAGTTAGACTCAATGTCCTCTCAGGCCTCTTTCTTCTCAAGATTTAAGATCCTGTGATCCTTACTCAGTCATATCAATCTCAGTGCCTCTATCTACCTCCTGATCTTCTAGTCTTTAAAGACAGAAGAAATCAAGGCACTCCGTGGTTTTATATGTTGCACAGTGAGATGAAAGCCCCTATTTTTATTGCTATAATTTGTTTATTCCAAacaataccaccaccaccaccaccacccccccccccaaatacttTTCTATGGTTTGTACCTGGGAAAGAGCCAGAAATCAATGAGTAAAGTGAGTTAAAGGGATTCTCTGTAGATTCTTTTAAGGATCCTAGGTCTAGATCTAGAGAATACCTCCAAGGCCATTTAGTCTTactaccttattttacagaggaaactgagacctagggagatTGCATGACTTCTCTAGATGCTCATGGGTAGTAAGTTTCAAAGACAGTTTTAATCTAAGTGATCTAACTCTTGGACTAGGTTTCTTGCCACTCCTTGTTCCAACCCTGAAATTGATAttgatattattgttattattatttctgggCATTTGACTACTCCAGGCCTGATATCTCCTCATAATTGATGTGAAAATGATCATGGTGGTCGGGATGTGCCAGAGGTATTGGTGTGGATGTGATAGTGATTACTGTGCTGACCACATAACAATGATGGTAAGGATGAGACAGAGGCAGTGATGCAAACAAAGAAATACTGGAGCTGGAGGGAAGGCTTAAGGTGCCCAGCACAATAGGTGCCATTTCAGGATAGATAGCAGTGGTTAGGGGATAGAGTTAAGGGTGTCCAGCTCATTGAGTGGAAATATTAGCCTGATATAGACATTCTTGCAGCATAGCCCTTTGGCATGGACTGTGGTTTTGGGGAGCCTCCTTGGACTCCATGTTTCCAATGAAACACTGGAGACCACTGGAAAAATCCCATGATTCTCTACCTGACCCCTTTCTAGCGATGTAAAAGTCAGCACATTGAGGAGGTCTAGTCCTAGTGGACTAAAGCCACAGGACTGTTCTCCACTCACTGAGTGGGTTACTTGGAGCAAAGCTCTTCTGGATTGCTATTGGTAGCTGGGCAATGTCAGTGCTTTCTGACTTGTTGAATCATCTATTATATCTAATAAAAACCAGCCAGCTCCATAACATCTCATCCAAAGCAGCACCAGGAGTACCATTGTTACTATAGAATCTTTTTCTAATGACAAGTCAGAGTGAATAGCATGAAGGGAGAGCCATTTATTGGTTGAGGATCAATCAAAAGTTGGATACCAGTTCCCTAGAACTGGATGCTACCCAATTGTTAAGAAGTAGAAAAGTCCCGTGAGGAGACAGTGGGATGACTAGGTGACAGCCTTGTCATCAAGACTTATTTATTTCCTCTTGCTGCCTCCTGAGCATTCCATGATATGGATATGCTTTTATTCCAAGTTCTTAGCTAATCTGTGATCTTCTGATTTTAGATGTATGCTTTGAGAATATTGAAACTTAAGAGAAACTCTTTTGGCTAATTGATCAGATTGAGGTGAGGAGGGCATGTTTCCGGTATGCTCTTCCTGCTGGATCTCACCCATTCTTACTTCCTGTACTCTTGGAAAGGACTGGGAAAAAGAGAGTTTCCTCCACCCTGCACAGGCACCAGTGGTGCTTAAATAAGCCAGGTTTATTTCTTGCCTCAACAGGAGATGAGCTCATCTACCTAGATCCCCACACCACTCAGACTTTTGTTGACTCTGAGGAGAATGGAACAGTGGATGACCAGAGTTTCCATTGCCAGCAATCCCCTCATCGAATGAAGATCCTGAACTTGGATCCTTCAGTGGCATTGGTAAGTATGTCCTCCAAAGGCTAACATGGGGCTGTGACAAAGATCTCAAGGTGACTGCAGctgtccccaccccaccctctggTCATGCAGCTAGAGTGGGGAAGTGGGCTTTAAATGCTATTTCCTTACTTGACTGTCAcctttcttgccttccttcttaCCTACTCTCTTTATATGGGGAGTGTTTATAGTGACAGTGGAAAGCACAGGTATATGTATGTCAGTGGGGATATATTAGTGATTCATCATCTCTGAATCAGAAGTGAGTGGAGGTCTCCTGCCTAAAGAGAGTGTCTGCCTTCCCTTATGTAGGTTCAAACATGACTTCGGAGctggttttctttccttctttcttgtccttCCTCCCCAATTAATTGAGACAGTAAGTCTACCTGTGTGTCAGCAGAATGGGTCAAACCATTATTTCTAGTTAAACTGATAACCTCTCTAATAGTGTGATCAGCCAGGACACCCAGATTCCAGCGTGCTAGTGAATTGACCATTCTGTTTCGAGGCATGTAGGTTGGCCCTGGGAATAGTCAGTTCTTTTGTATGTAGCCTGGATTTTCTAAATTCTGGTGGTTGACTAAGAAtcaaaaccatttattaaatattatcttCAGTTATAAGTGGTGATGCAGTTCTATGAACTATTCTTTATAGATGAGAGTGTATGTATTTGTTGTGTATGCTTgttcatatataattatatcaacaCTATGTCTAGAGACTGACTGATAAATGGCTGTGCATTTCAGTACAAGGTCTGACATATGTCCAGGGATGGGAGATGAATAGTTTAGGGCACTAGGAAGACAATTCAAAGCATTTGATCTAGTGGTAATGGACTTGCAGTATCATATTGGTTCTGCCACTGTTTGCTGGTTGAATTTGAACGAGTGTcttctccctgggcctcatttaCAGCCTCTTTCACAGAAAGGGCATGGGTAGCATGATAGAGTGGAAGGAGCACTAGATTTGAAGTTTAGACCAGCCTTCACATTCTGACTCTACAACTTCTTTCCTGTGTGATGTTGGACAGgtcatttaccctctctgggcctccatttctctATCTGTAGAACAAAAGCATTGCAGTAGATGGTCTCTTGAGTTTCTTCTATCTCCAGACCCTATGACCCTACAATCCTATGACTAGTCTTCCTCCCTTggccccccttcccccccccgcCCAATTCTGGTCTGTTTCTCCAAGGCctaatacaggatctggcacataggccattagtaaatgcttgttgattatttgATTGACTAGTTGATTTCTGTAACTCCAGTTCTGTTGTCTAATATGAGGGATGAATAGTGACTAAATTTTGTGCTTTGTGTTTTTGATTGTGTTCTTTTGAATCTTCAAGGGATTCTTTtgcaaagaagaagaagatttTGATAACTGGTGTGGGCTCGTTCAGAAGGtaaatctgtctctttttttgttcagacagttcaaaaatttttaaacatactTTTTACCTAGCTTTCTACAGAAGAATGCTTCATAATGATAAACACAGATCATTGGCAGTAGAAGGGAACTGCCCAAGGGGAGTGTGGTTTGGGGGAAATCCAAAGAGTGGCAACATGGTATGGTGGGAAGAACCTAGCAGTGGGTTAAGGaggcctgggtttgagtctcagCTCTGATACTTCCCAGCTATagatcttgagcaagtctcttctcTATAAACTGAAGAGTTCAACATCAGTTAGAGTAAATAATCTTGCCCACCATGTTTCAGCATTAGACATTGGCAATATAATGGCTAGGGCCCTGGACTTGGATTCTagaagacctggactcaaatcttacctctgctaTTAGTTGTGTAATCCCAGGAAACTCATGTCACCTcatggggcctcagtttcctcatctgcataatgaggagtttggacttttGATGACTTCCAAGGCCCCTTCTTCTAGCTCTTAAAGttctgatcctatgatctctcTAAGGCCTCTCCTAAtgctaacattctgtgattccaagtccagttttGTTTGGAAAGTGTTTAGAATTGAGCATTCAATGGCCCTGTGGACTTAAAACTTCAACTATAGTGGCAACCTTTATAATTGGAAGTTAGCTATTTCAGCCTTACTCTTTTCCATATACTtcagccattaaaaaaaaacatacacaagGATTTCTGTTTATGTGTTAGAAGCTCATTTTCATTTAGCAGGTTTGCCCTCCCATTAACTATCATGTATAGGTGGATCACTAAAGTCCTCCCAGAACAGGAGCGCTGCAGTCCTAATGGACCTGGGCGTGAATTCTGACAACCCAGTGCCTCACTGGCTGGAGGAATGCTACCATGCCAACTTATTACCATTGTAGCTGGTCTTTTTTCCACTCCTATAAAGGTTATATAGAACATAGAAAACAATAGAACCAGTCCTTGGTTAATAAGTAGTCTaactagaatagaaaaaaattcctaaaaagaACTTGAGTCCTTTTGGAACTATGTAGCAGTAAGTACCCCAGTCtacacaggagggcttgctgcacaggttcttaaatctgcttttctaaaaggaaaacaacttttgaggggtcaacagtcactttaatcaagcacatataccaacagagaaaatacaggtaagaccaatagacagggcttccaactgtctgaccatgggcaatacatacatcgttaccagagagaaaagcaccaacatctgggttttcaaagctgggggcttcTTAAAATGGCTGCCCAGACTCTGGtgcacaaaccttcttccaaaaactaatccccaaagcaaaacctcacctcaaagtatatatacttttttcagagtcagagggcacaAATCCTTTGTGACCCAGTGTCTCACCAGCAATAAGCAAAAGATGTGGGCCCCCCATATAAAACAAGTTTTCCCCCAATCAAGACTCCCTCAATAaccccacctgaggcctatcaatgggtagggaaggtttttaactcccattaaaaACTAGCCTAAAGAAAAAGCAGCTTCTGGTCACTTTTACCATTGTaaaccattttgttttttttacctgTTATTGTTATCTTAGAGGGACAGGAttatagtagatagagaactggcctcaaaaccaggaagacctgcctTCTGAAAAGTCTGGCCTCTGATAtatactttctgtgtgaccctgggcaagtcatttaacctcatagTGCTCTAGGTGCTCAAGATTGTAAATCGCAGAAaaggtgccaacttgcattgGTGGAGGAAAATTCCTCACTTGAAAGTTCCCTGTGCCATCGAAATCACAGTTCTGTTCTCTACTCCTATCCCTGTTGCCATCTTAgaagaaagattatttttctaACTTTCAGTATATGGTTTTGAAACTTTTCCTGTATTCATCAGAGCAATTTAATTACATCTGGTAGGgttgccattttttttccaaaggctGGAGGGTGAGAACACACTTTTCAATTTCCTAGATAAGTCAATAGGAAAATGGAATTTGAGGAACAGAAATTTCATTTGCAGCCCACACTAAAGGAACAAATTTGTTCCCCAAAGCAAGGTACATTTTTACAATTAATTTGCTGCCCAAGATTGAATTTAAAGGTGGAGCACGAGCACTGTGTTAGTTTTCTTCAGAATGCTCCCATGAGTTTCCTTCCCTCAAAGCTACAGCGTctagaatggattaaaaccaagcatTCAATTTATGGTGCACATCCTATGAATGTGTTGGCTGATATCTGGAGGCCATTTTGctatccctctttttctcttgggCTATTTGTTAGAGGTTATAGTCTATCATCTGGATTATGGTTATAATAGTATCATGAATCTTGTGTATTAAgagtcatctttattttttacttagGCGATATTAAAGCCACAGAGTTTACAGATGTTTGAGCTGGTTCAGAAGCATCCAGCACACTGGCCTCCTTTCATACCTCCAACCAAACCGGAAGTGACAACTACAGGTGCAGGTATGATATTGACAAGAGAATGGGTAGGTTCCATCATACAGAGAGAGGTAGCTATGGCCCTGTATTTTCTGTAGAGAAAGGAAATTCCTCTTTATCTAAAATGGTTGGAATGAAATGTGTTGATTAATTGAAATGCTAGGTTATTGTGAGTTACCACATGTACCATATGGGACATGTCATTTCTAAGAGTGAGGTAAAATTCATGATCTAGAAACATTTAATGAGCTTCATTAAATCTTTCTTTGATGATTCAGTAAGCCCTTCAATATCATGTAAGGCCTCAGCGTCATCATTGTGCAAGGCTGATTTTCATTGGATGGGCTTTAAAAACAAGTTGAGCTATTTAAATTCTGGATAAGCAGAAATTACAGGTATTTTGCAGTGATGGTGTCATTTGACTCATTTGTCTTCTGTACACCTCATgcaggatgatgatgataattatttgGTAGCTTAGTGAAGCATCCCAATAAACAGTCATTTCCAGGCAAATAGCATCCCTCAACAAAACTTCTTATActtttcttgtggaaaagatagagAAACGTGGGCTAGGCAATGCAGTATCCTCTGAGATCAGTCTTTGGCTCTCTACTGTTGAACatttttactactactacttacttAGGTGAAGGtaccaaatgagatgatatgtgtaaactgctttgaaaaccttaaaattgctatataaatgttagctattgctgttttattattattaatattattattattgacagtGTGCTTATCAGATTTGCAAATGATACAGAGTTGAGATACGGGATAGTTACCACATTAGATGACAATGTCAGGATCCCAAAAGATTTTGATAGGCTAGAAAGTCCAAGCTCTCAAAGAATTCACCCTTGtctttaagagcagggactgtcttgattTTCAATTTGTATCCTCTGTGGTTAGCACAacttttggcacatagtaagcgcttaatacattttttaaaatttcattccaTTTCCTATATAAGGCTCCATATTTGGGTTAATCAATGAAGTAAAAGTTGTAGAGGAGCAGATTTAACCCCAGTGTTAAGACTTTCTAACAATCAGAACTCTATCTGAAAGGGGGATGGGCTACTTCAGGAAGTAGTGGGTTTCCCCTTACTGGAGATCTTCTGGGAGAGACTTGATAATGACTTGTTGGGCATATTTGTAGAGAGGGATCCCATTCAGGTCCAAATTGGACTGGatggcctcagaggtcccttACAACTCAGATTCCATGatccaattttccttttgtttcatgTTCTGGTAGAACTCATTGAATCCACCAATAACCTGTTTGAACTGGAAGAAGACTTTGAGATTTTGAGTATATGAAGTAGTGCCATCCAGCCTGTATCCACCACCTGGCACCACATTGCAGAGAACTTTTCTAGCCAGAGTGCCTGAATCACCAACAGCACAGAACACAAAATCAACCCAAACTGATACCATTTTCCCATGAGCTCTCTccctgggagagagagaggcagagagagagaatcctATTATGAGATGGTAATCAAGCAGAACCACGATGTTTCTCAGTCTTATTTAGAGACAGTGAGCCTACAGTAATGGTTTGGAAGTCCAGAGGACAACTCTAGCCTTGTTTCAGAACCAGTTAGTGGGAAGATAGCTACTCTCTCTCCTTGTAACATGTCTCTTCACAGAGATGATTCTAGTTTCGCCTTTGGGGTTGCATCTTGTGAAGCAGttgtttctttataaaattaaattgtcTGGATCAGGGAAAATGAAAGGTTTCACTAAATTATTTTAATAGGCACTTTGAATAATTTTGTATGAAAACATTTCTATCAAGGGAATTATGGCAAATGGACACTTCTTACAACCTCCTTCCTGTTTGGGAGAAGCTTGCTTGCTGCTGTACCACCAtcacctctccccatccccaccccaccatCATGGCTGCATATGATACATTTCACCCTGACCTCAAGCAGATTTTGGTTCAAAAAATAAAGAGTCAAAAAGTGGTTTGTGCTTTTAATTGtgcctcatttattttttcatttcacatATTGCTACTGGGGTGCCTACATAATTAAGTGATATCCATGAATCACCTTTCTTTTGGAACCATTTAGGAGCAGTAGACCCAT is a window from the Notamacropus eugenii isolate mMacEug1 chromosome X, mMacEug1.pri_v2, whole genome shotgun sequence genome containing:
- the ATG4A gene encoding cysteine protease ATG4A isoform X1, whose protein sequence is MEWRPWSGAGGDGWVGERTQASGDTLRSPGDKWEKSKLLSDVSARLWFTYRRKFSPIGGTGPSSDSGWGCMLRCGQMMLAQALICKHLGRDWCWEKQQEQPEEYHRILKCFLDRKDCCYSIHQMAQMGVGEGKSIGEWFGPNTVAQVLKKLALFDEWNSLAVYVSMDNTVVIEDIKKMCHMCPPHLAHDSSSSSWNGVGWNSNYSGHSSGWRSLLLIVPLRLGINQINPVYVDAFKECFKMPQSLGALGGKPNSAYYFIGFLGDELIYLDPHTTQTFVDSEENGTVDDQSFHCQQSPHRMKILNLDPSVALGFFCKEEEDFDNWCGLVQKAILKPQSLQMFELVQKHPAHWPPFIPPTKPEVTTTGAELIESTNNLFELEEDFEILSI
- the ATG4A gene encoding cysteine protease ATG4A isoform X2; the protein is MEWRPWSGAGGDGWVGERTQASGDTLRSPGDKWVFSRCERHITILSDSLEELPETDEPVWILGKQYDLQAEKSKLLSDVSARLWFTYRRKFSPIGGTGPSSDSGWGCMLRCGQMMLAQALICKHLGRDWCWEKQQEQPEEYHRILKCFLDRKDCCYSIHQMAQMGVGEGKSIGEWFGPNTVAQVLKKLALFDEWNSLAVYVSMDNTVVIEDIKKMCHMCPPHLAHDSSSSSWNGVGWNSNYSGHSSGWRSLLLIVPLRLGINQINPVYVDAFKECFKMPQSLGALGGKPNSAYYFIGFLGDELIYLDPHTTQTFVDSEENGTVDDQSFHCQQSPHRMKILNLDPSVALGFFCKEEEDFDNWCGLVQKAILKPQSLQMFELVQKHPAHWPPFIPPTKPEVTTTGAELIESTNNLFELEEDFEILSI